The Streptomyces nigra genome includes the window GTGCTCGACCACGATCACGGTGTTCCCGGCGTCGACCAGGCCGTGCAGCTGACGCATCAGCACCTCGACGTCGGCCGGGTGCAGTCCGGTCGTCGGCTCGTCCAGGAGATACAGGGTGTGTCCGCGCCGGCCGCGCTGCAGCTCGCTCGCCAGCTTGATGCGCTGCGCCTCGCCGCCGGACAGCTCGGTCGCGGGCTGGCCCAGCCGGAGATAGCCGAGCCCGACGTCCAGGAGCGTGGCCAGACTCCGGGCCACGGCCGGGGTGTCGGCGAAGAAGTCCGCGGCGGCCTCGACCGTCAGGTCCAGCACCTCGGCGACACTGCGCCCCCGGTACCGCACCTCCAGCGTCTCCGCGTTGTAGCGGGCCCCGCCGCACTCCGGGCACGGCGCGTACGTGCTCGGCAGGAACAGCAGCTCCACGCTGACGAACCCCTCGCCCTGACAGGTCTCGCAGCGCCCGCCGGCCACGTTGAAGGAGAACCGCCCGGCGCCGTACCCCCGCGCCCGGGCCTCGTCGGTGCCCGCGAACACCCTGCGCACGACGTCGAACAGACCCGTGTAGGTCGCGAGGTTGGAGCGCGGCGTACGGCCGATCGGCCGCTGGTCGACCGAGACGAGCCGGCCGACACCCGGCAGCTCCTCGGTGATCTCGCCGATGAGCGTGGACTTGCCCGACCCCGACACCCCGGTGACAGCGGTGAACACCCCGAGCGGGAACGCGGCCGTCACCTCGCGCAGGTTGTGCCGGGTGACCGGCCCGACCGTGAGACGGCCCCGCGCCGCCCGCACCTCGCGCCTCGCCGCCGGGGCCTCGTCGAACAGGAACCGTGCCGTGGCCGACTCCGCGACCGACGCCAGCTCCGCCACCGGCCCGCTGTGCAGCACCCGCCCGCCGTGCTCACCGGCCCGAGGCCCCACGTCCACCAGCCAGTCCGCGCCCCGCATCACATCGAGGTGGTGCTCGACCACGAACACCGAGTTCCCGGACTCCTTCAGCCGGGCCAGCACCCGCAGCAGCGCCTCCGTGTCCGCCGGGTGCAGCCCCGCCGACGGCTCGTCGAGGACGTACACCACCCCGAACAGCCCGGACCTCAACTGCGTCGCCAGCCGCAGGCGTTGCAGCTCGCCCGCCGACAGGCTGGGAGTGGCCCGGTCGAGGCTGAGATAGCCGAGGCCCAGCTCGAGCACGGGCGCGATCCTGGCCTTCAGATCGCCGGTCAGCACCCGCGCGGTCTCCGACCCCCCGCCGTCCAGCGTCCGCGCCAGCTCGACGAGCGGCAGCGCGGCCAGCTCGGCGATCGTCCGGCCCGCGAAAGTGACGGCCAGCGCCTCCGGCCGCAGCCTGCTGCCCCCGCACGCCGGGCAGGGCGCGGCGGTCAGGAACCGCTCCGCCCTGGCCCGCAGCGTCGCGCTCCGCGAGTCCGCGAACGTCTTCATGACGTACCGCCGGGCGCTCATGTACGTGCCCTGGTACGGGCGTTGGATGCGGTCGGCGTCACGCACCGGGTGGACCGTGACGACCGGCTGCTCGTCGGTGAACAGGATCCATTGCCTCTGCTCGGCCGGCAGCTCCCGCCACGGCCGGTCCACGTCGTAGCCCAGCGCGTCGAGGATGTCGCGCAGGTTCTTGCCCTGCCAGGCCCCCGGCCACGCGGCGATCGCGCCCTCCCGGATCGACAGCGACGGGTCGGGCACCAGCGACTCCTCGGTCGTCCGGTGCACCCGGCCCAGCCCATGGCACTCCGGACACGCCCCGGCGGCGGTGTTCGGCGAGAAGGAGTCCGAGTCGAGCCGCTCCGCGCCCGGCGGATAGTCGCCGGCCCGGGAGTACAGCATCCGCAGGGAGTTGGAGAGATTGGTGACCGTGCCGACGGAGGACCGCGACGTCGGCGCGGAGCGGCGCTGCTGGAGCGACACGGCGGGCGGCAGCCCGGTGATCTCCCCGACCTTCGGCGCGCCGACCTGATGGATCAGCCGGCGGGCGTACGGGGCGACCGACTCGAAGTAGCGGCGCTGCGCCTCGGCGTAGATCGTGCCGAAGGCCAGCGACGACTTCCCGGAGCCGGACACCCCCGTGAACACGGCCAGCACATCGCGCGGGATGTCGACGTCCACGCCCCGGAGGTTGTGCTCACGGGCGCCGCGGACGCGGACGTAGGGGTCGTGCGGGGAGTGCATGGGGCGGTGCTCCGGGAGAAGGGCGGGGACAGGGCTCCTCAGCCTAGGCAACCCGTCAGGAGTGGACGATCCGGGCGAGCCGCCGGTAGGAGTCCACCAGCGCCTCCCGGTCGTACGTGCTGGTCGTCACCAGCACCTCCTGGGCGCCGGTCTCCTTCAGCACCGTCTCCAGCTCGTGCGCGACCTGCTCCTCGGTGCCCGCCACATGCCCGGCGAGCCCCCGCTCGTAGAACTCGCGCTCCCGGCCGGACAGGGACAGCGCCTCCACGCGCTCGGCGGGCGGCAGCGGCGGGAAGGTGCCGTGCGTCCGGGAGTACGCCATCGACCACGCCTCCGGCACCAGCAGCCGGCGGGCCTCCTCGGGGGTGGCGGCCACCGCCACGGTGCCGGAGATCACCACGTACGGCTCGGACGCCCACGGCGACGGCCGGAACCGCTCCCGGTACCGGTCGACACCGCGCCGCATCCGCTCACGGTCGCGCAGGTCGCCGATCACCATGGGCAGCCCGGCGCGGGCCGCGATGTCCGCGCCCTCGCCCATGGCCAGCACGAACGGCGGCACCGTCAGACCCTCCGGCGGCCGGGCGTGCACCCCCGTCGGCGAGGTCCCGCGGAACCAGCCCAGCAGCTCCTCCAACTGGCCCGCGAAGTCCTCGGCGTCCTCCTTGTCCCGGCCGAGCGCCTTGCGCACCCCGCCGGTGAAGCCCACCGAACGGCCCAGCCCCATGTCGATCCGCCCCGGGAACAGCGACTCCAGCACACCGAACTGCTCGGCCACCACGAGCGGCCGGTGGTTCGGCAGCATCACCCCGCCGGTGCCGACCCGGATCGTGCGCGTCGCCCCGGCCACGGCGGCGGCCAGCACCGTCGGAGCGGAGCCCGCGACCCCGGGCACCCCGTGGTGCTCCGACACCCAGAAACGATGGAAGCCGAGCTTCTCGGCCACCCGCGCCAGCGCCACGGTGTCCCGCAGCGCCTCCGGGGCCGTGCGGCCCTCCCGCGTGCGGGAACGGTCGAGGACGGAGAAACGGGTCGAGGCGATCACGGAGCTCATACAAGGTTCAACACACGCGGGCGCCGGAGATTCCTGCCGGGCGGCACCGCGTCACACCCGGACCGTACGCTGTCGGACGTGACCGACAGCAGCCGACGTCCGCTCGCCGTGTTCGACCTGGACAACACCCTCGCCGACACCGGCCACCGCCAGCACTTCCTCGAGCGCAAGCCCCGCGACTGGGACGGCTTCTTCGCCGCCGCGCCCCAGGACCCGCCGCTCGAGGAGGGCATCGCGCTGGCCCGGGAGAGCGCGAAGGAGTGCGAGATCGTCTACCTGACCGGCCGGCCCGCCCGCTGCCGGCGCGACACGCTCGACTGGCTCGCCGCGCACGGTCTGCCCGACGGGGACCTGCACATGCGCCGCGACGACGACCGCAGGCCCGCCCGGCGCGCCAAGCTGGAGATCCTGCGCCGCCTCGCCCGCACCCGGGAGATCCGGGTCCTGGTGGACGACGACGAGCTGGTGTGCGAGGACGCAGAACGGGCCGGCTTCAGGGTGGTGCTGGCGCGCTGGACGGCCCCGTCCACCACCCTGGAGGAGGCACAGGAGCGCGAGGGACGCACCTGAGGGCAGATGCCCCTACTCGGACTCCTCCAGGCGGAAGCCGACCTTCATCGTCACCTGCCAGTGCGCGATGTCACCGTCGTCGAGCTGGCCGCGTACGTCGGTCACCTCGAACCAGTCCAGGTTCCGCAGGGTCTGTGAGGCCCGCGCGATGCCGTTGCGGATGGCCTGGTCCACGCCGTCCGGCGAGGTGCCGACGATGTCCGTGACCCGGTAGGTGTGGTTCGACATGTGGGTGCTCCTCTCACACGCGTCACTCCACCGTGCCCCACCGCGGGGCATCGCGCGAGCCGTCCGTCACAGGGGTGTGCTGAGCGAGAGCGCGAACCGGCCCGCGGCGTCCGTCCACCAGTGGGTCAGTTCGAGCCCGGCCGCCGTCAGTTCGGCGCGCACCCCGTCCCGGCGGAACTTCGCCGACACCTCGGTGCGCATCTCCTCGCCCGCCGCGAAGTCCACGGCGAGGTCCAGCGCGGGCACCTTCACGGTCTGCGCGGTACGGGCGCGCAGCCGCATCTCGATCCACTCCTGACGGGGGTCCCACACCGCCACGTGGTCGAAGGCGCCGGGGTCGAAGTCGGCGCCCAGCTCCCGGTCGATCACGGTGAGGACGTTCTTGTTGAAGGCGGCCGTCACCCCGGCCGCGTCGTCGTAGGCGTCGACCAGGACCCGTTCGTCCTTGACCAGGTCGGTGCCGAGCAGCAGCGCGTCGCCGGGGGACAGCAGCGTCCGTACGGAGGCGAGGAACGTGGCGCGCTCCGGTGGCAGGAGGTTGCCGATGGTGCCGCCGAGGAACGCCACCAGGCGGGGGCCCGGTGTGTCGGGCAGGTCCAGGCCGGCGGTGAAGTCGGCGATCAGGGCGTGCACCTCCAGCCCCGGCCGCTCCGCGACGAGGGTCTGCCCGGCCTGGGTGAGGGCGCTCTCGCTGACGTCGACGGGGACGTACGTGTGCAGGCCGGTCAGGGCGTCGATCAGGTACCGGGTCTTCTCGGACGAGCCGGAGCCCAGCTCGACCAGGGTGCGGGCACCGGTGGCGGCGGCGATCTCACCGGCCCGGCCGGTCAGGATCTCCCGCTCCGCGCGCGTCGGGTAGTACTCGGGCAACTCGGTGATCTTCTCGAAGAGTTCGCTGCCCTGGGCGTCGTAGAACCACTTCGGCGGCAGCGTCTTGGGCGTGCTGGTCAGGCCCGCGAGGACGTCGGCGCGCAGCGCGGCCGAGGTGGCGTCCTCGGGGAGGGTGCGGGTGATACGGAACGGGCTCACGTGCGGGGCTCCTTGCGTGGTGCGGGGGCCGGGGCGGCGCTGGGTTCCTTGAGCGGAGTGAGGAGGACGTCGGTGCGGCTCGCGGCGAGCAGGGTGCGGTCGGGGACCTCCTGCCAGTGCGGGTCGTCGTCGTAGGGCTCGGAGGCCACGACGGTGCCGCCGCCGGTCCGGCGCAGATACCAGAGGGTGTCGCCCCAGGTGGTCGCGGTGATGGTCGCGCCGTCGGTGAGGAGCAGGTTGAGCCGGGAACCGGGGGCCGCCTCGGCGACCTCCAGGACCGTGTCGGTCAGCGCCTGCCCCTGGCCGTCGCCGTCGCGCAGCCGGGCGAGGACGAGTGCCCAGACGAACGCCGAGTCGTTGCGGGCCTCCATGGACAGCAGCTCCACGGCGGGCAGCGTCGGCGTCAGGGGCGCAAGCGAGCCGGGCCAGCCCTTCACGGCGCCGTTGTGGCTGAACAGCCAGGCGCCGGCGGCGAACGGGGCCGCCGCGGCCTCCTGGTCGGCGCCCGGCACCGTCGCGTCCCGTACGGCGGCGAGCAGCGCGGTGCTGCGCACGACGCGGGCGAGGTCCGCGAACGACGGGTCCGCCCACATCGGCCCGGCACGCCGGTACCGGGCCGGCACCGGGTCCTCCTCGGCGTACCAGCCGACCCCGAAACCGTCGGCGTTGACGGTGCCGTACCGCTGGTGCCGGGGCGCCCAGGCCTGCCGGTACAGGCCGTGCGGGGGCTCCACGAGGAGCCGGCCGAGCGGCTCCCCGGGGCCCACGTAGGCGAGATGACGGCACATCAGGCGCCCTCGGCGGAACGGGCGGTGCGGAACCCGGAGAAGATCTGCCGGCGGATCGGGTAGTCCCAGTTGCGGAAGGTGCCCCGGCAGGCCACCTCGTCCACCGCGAACGAACCGCCGCGCAGCACCTTGTGCTCCGGCCCGAAGAACACCTCCGAGTACTCCTTGTACGGGAACACCTGGAAGCCGGGGTACGGCAGGAAGTCGCTCGCCGTCCACTCCCACACGTCACCGATCAACTGCCGTACGCCGAGCGGCGACTCGCCCTCCGGGTAGCTGCCCGCCGGGGCGGGCCGCAGATGGCGCTGGCCCAGGTTGGCGTGCCGGGGGGCCGGGTCGGCGTCGCCCCACGGGTAGCGGGTCGAGCGGCCGGAGACCGGGTCGTGGCGGGCGGCCTTCTCCCACTCCGCCTCGGTGGGCAGCCGGCGTCCGGCCCAGCGGGCGTAGGCGTCGGCCTCGTACCAGCACACGTGCAGCACCGGCTCGTCGGGCGGCACCACCTCGGTGACGCCGAAGCGCCGCCGCAGCCACTGCCCGCCGTCCCGGTGCCAGAACAGGGGTGCGTGGATGCCGTGCTGCCGGATGTGCGCCCAGCCGTCCGGTGTCCACCAGCGTTCGTCGTCGTAGCCGCCGTCGTCGATGAACGCCTGGTAGGCACCGTTCGTCACGGGCGTCGTGTCGATCCAGTAGGGCGCCACCTCGCGCCGGTGCGCGGGGCGTTCGTTGTCCAGCGCCCAGGGCTCGGTGGACGTCCCCATGGTGAACGGGCCGCCGGGGACCAGGACTTCGGGCGGGCCGGTGAACGGGGGCGCCGGGTCCGGGTCGGGGGCGGTCAGGGCCTGCGGCCCCTTGCGGAGCTGATGGGTGATCAGCATGGTCTCGTCGTGCTGCTGTTCGTGCTGCGCGATCATCCCGAACGCGAAACCGGCCTCGGTCAGCCGCGTCCCGTGGAAGGCGGTGCCTTCCAGCAGGTCGAGGACCCGGCCGCGCACCTCGGAGGCGTAGGCGCGGGCCTCGGCCGGCGCGAGCAGCGGCAGCGAGGGGCGTTCGGAGCGCGGGTGCTCGAAGGCGTCGTAGAGGCCGTCGATCTCGGGGCGCATCGCGTCCCGTCCGGCGACCGCCCGGAGCAGCCACTGCTCCTCCTGGTTGCCGATGTGGGCGAGGTCCCACACCAGCGGGGACATCAGGGGCGAGTGCTGGGCGGTCAGGTCCGGGTCGTCGACGCAGCTGGTCAGCAGGGTCGTCCGGGCACGGGCCGTGGTCAGGGTGGTCAGGGCCCGCTCGCGGAGCGTCTCGGCGTCGAGGGCGGGGTCGGTCATGGGGTGTCCTTCCCGTGCGGGGTCCCCGCGTGCGAGCGGGGCCGGGAGCGGGGGTGGTCCGTGCCGTGGTGCCGGTCCAGCAGATCGTCGGCGGGGCAGCGGCCCCGGGCGACATAGCGGTCGAGGTAGTCCGCGACCGCGTCCGTGATCTCGGTGCCGGCGCCGAGCCGGGGCAGGGCCTCCAGGGCCGTCGTGAAGCAGAGCACCGCCACCTCGTGGAGCTCCGGGTCGGCCAGGCCCGAGCGCGCCGCACGGGCCCACAGCGGGTTGTGCGGCGCGGGCCGGGACAGCGCCCGCTCGGCGAGCGGCTTCACGGCCCGGTAGGCGGTCTCGGCCGCCTCAGGGTCGTCGAAGAGCGCGGCGGTCACGGCGAGCGGCACGATCCAGCCGTCGTCGCCGGGCTGTGCGTCGATCATGCGCAGCTCCAGATGGCCACGCGGTCTGACCGGCGGGAACAGCGTCGTCAGGTGGTAGTCGAGGTCCTCCCGGGTGGGCGGCCTCGGCGCGCCCGAGCGGGTCCACTCACGGAAGGACAGCCCCTCGGGCACCTCCCACGGACCGTCCTCACGGCGTACGCACATCACGGGCGCGTCCAGCACGTGCCGCGCCCAGCCGGCGCGCGGGTCGCCGTTCAACGGGGGCGCGCCCGCGCGGTCCGGGCCGATGTCCATCCAGAACCGCTGCCGGGTGGAGAGCCAGCCGGTCGGTTCCCGCCCGGCGAGCGGGGAGTTGGCGAAGGCGGCGACGAGGACCGCGCCCAGCTGGTGGGCGAGCCACCAGCGCCGGCCGTGGCCCAGCGGTCCGGGCTCCTCGTACCCGGCGTCCAGGCAGACCTGCACGGAGGCCGAGGTGCACATCATGGCCCGGCCTGCGGGACCCCCGCGGTCCAGGACCTTCTCCATGGCGTCGTAGCGCGGCTCGCGCAGGAACCGGCGCGGGGGGTGCCAGGGGTCGGTGCCGAGTCCGGCGAGGCCGAGTCCCAGTCCGCGCAGTACGGTGCGGACGGCGGCCAGATCGGCGGAGACGAGGCCGACACACTCGGTGAGCGAACCGGCGGGGGGTGAGCTCAGCTCCAGCTGCCCGCCGGGCTCCACGGTGAGAGCCGAGTTCAGGGGCAGGGAGCGTACTGCGGCGTAGGCCGCTTCGAGTCGTTCCGGTGGCACGGGGAGCCGCGGGTCGCGCAGCTCGTGCACTATCCATTCCACTTCCACCCCGAGCGTGCGGGGCGGGCCAGTCTTGAAGCAGATGCCCCGGACCAGGGCCTCCACTTCGGCTTCGGTGACCGCGGTGCGGGAACGCTCCGTACAGCCACTGACCGAGTCGGACATATCGGGATCCTCCTGAGAGTCCACGATGCCACCGGCCCTCGGATCTCGCGGGCCGGGGCGGCACACTCGTCCCACCCAAGACGTTCACGACGACTCGCACAAGAGTGCGTACTCGGTGTGTTCCGGGTCCGTAATCTCCGTTTCTCCGGTGTGGGCAGCGGCTTTCCCGGCCGTGGTCGACGACCGCCGGCCCGCCGAAATTCCTGTTGCGGCGCAGTCCCAGCATCGCCCAGGATGCTCACGTGAGCACGACGGGGGAGAGCACGAGCGGCCCGCGCGGTCGCGGGTTCATGGCGCGCACGGGGGTGGCGCCATGAGCGCGCGCCTGCGCGGTGTCGCCAAGGAGACCGAGCAGATCGTGGCGGCGGGCGGCTACCGCGCGCCGGACGGCCGGGAGGTGTCCATCGCCGCCGCCGTCGACGCGGCCCGCGCGGGCACGCGGATGTACGGCCCCGAGCCGGTCCCCGTGCCGGACACGGCCCCGGTGACCACGTCGTTCGAGGTCACGGGGGAGTCCAGCCTGGAGGCGGCCCGCCGCCTCGGCGCCGGCACCGCCGTGCTGAACTTTGCCTCCGCGCGCAACCCCGGCGGCGGCTTCCTGAACGGCGCGCAGGCCCAGGAGGAGGCCCTCTGCCGCGCCTCCGCGCTGTACACGTGCCTGCGGGCGGCGCCCGGCTTCTACGACCACCACCGCGCCCGGCGCGACCCCTTCTACACCGACCGCGTCATCCACTCGCCCGGAGTGCCCGTCTTCCGCGACGACCGGGGCCGTCTCCTCGCCGAGCCGTATCAGGCCGGCTTCCTGACCGCCGCCGCCCCGAACGCGGGCGTCGTACGGCGTACGGCCCCCGAGCGCGCCGGCGAGGTGCCCAGCGCGCTCGCCGGACGCGCGGAGCGGGTGCTGGAGGTCGCCGCCGCGCACGGCTACCGGCGGCTGGTGCTCGGCGCCTGGGGCTGCGGCGTCTTCCAGAACGACCCGGCGCGGGTCGCGGAGGCGTTCCGGGGCCTGCTCGGACCGGGCGGACGGTTCGACTCCGCGTTCGAGCACGTGGTGTTCGGCATCCTCGACCGCACCCCGGACAGCGCCACGCGCGCGGCGTTCGCCCGGACCTTCCCGGAGCGTCAGGTCCAGCCGTAGCGCTCGTGCAGCCGGCGCCGGACCAGGTCGAAGCGGCCCCGGTCCAGGGCGCACGCCTCCCGGCGCATCCCCTCCTCGTGCAGCCGCAGCACCCGCTCGACCCCCACCCAGGAGTCCCGGCCGGTGCGGTCCCAGGGCCCGCTGCCGATCGCCACCCACTCACGGTCGCCGTCGTGCCGCTTGCTGGACAGCTGCACCGCGAGGAACGTCCCGGCGGCCTCCCGCGCCACCACCAGCACGGGGCGGTCCTTGCCCCGGCCGTCGTTCTCCTCGAAGGGCACCCAGGTCCAGACGATCTCCCCGGGGTCCGGGTCGCCGTCGTGCGCGGGCGAGTACTCGGTGCGCACCTTGCCGACCGCGCGCGGATCGGCCTCGGTGGTCGCCGTACGGCCGTGCCGGCCCGGGACGTTCTCTTCGGTGTACGTGTTCACGCAGGCACCCTAAGGGCTGTCCGTACAGCCCTGGCCAGAGGGTCAGAAGGGTCAGCCGGTCGCGACCGGGGCCGTCTCGCCCCGCTGCGGGGGCCACAGTTCGTGCCAGCGCAGCTCCGACTCCAGTTGCGCGGCGAGGGAGATGAGCAGCGGCTCGCTGTGCGCGGGACCGAGGAGCTGGCCGCCGACGGGCAGGCCGCCCACGAATCCGGCCGGGATGTTGACGCCGGGCCAGCCCAGCACGTTCCACGGCCACGCGTACGGGCAGGCCGCGATCATGGCCCGGTCGGTGGCGAAGCCGCCGAGCCCGGCGAGCGCGCCGATCCGGGGCGGGGGAGCGGCGGTGGTCGGCGCGAGCACGACGTCGTACGTCTCGTAGAACCGGCCGATCCGGCGGTGCAGGACCGCCTCGGCGCGCCGGGCCGCCCGCAGCGGGGGCCCGCCGAGGAGCCGGCCCAGCCGGACCGCGCTCCGGGTGCGCGGGTCGAGGAGCGCGGGGGAGGGCACGTCGGCCGCCCACTCGGCGATGCCCGCCGTGGCACGCGGCACGAACGTCAGCCCGATCCTGCCGTACGGCGGGTCGGCCTCCTCGACGTGATGGCCCAACTCGGCGAGCCGGGCAGCCAGTTCGACGACCATCGCCCGCACCTCGGGCAGCAGCCGAGCGGGCACGGCGGTGAACGGCGGCTTGAGGGAGAGCGCGATGCGCAGCCGTCCCGGGTCGCGGCCGGCGGCCGCCGAGGCGTCGACGGCGGGCGGCCGGTGCGGGTCGCCCGGGTGGTTGCCCGCGGCCGCGTCCAGCAGCAGGGCCGCGTCGGCGACCGTCCGGGCGAGGGTGCCGTTGACGGTGATGCCCTTGAAGGACTCGCCGCGCGGCCAGGTCGAGATGCGCCCGCGCTGGGGCTTGATGCCGATGAGATGCGTCCAGGAGGCCGGGATGCGGACCGAGCCCGCGCCGTCCGAGCCCAGCGCCGCCGGCACCAGACCGGCCGCGACCGCCGCCGCCGAGCCGCCGGACGAGCCGCCCGGGGTGTGCTCCGGGTCCCAGGGGTTGCGGGTCGCCCCGAAGGCGGGCCCCTCCGTGAACGGCCACTGCCCCAGCTCACAGGTGTTGGTCTTGCCGACGATCACGGCCCCGGCCGCGCGCAGCCGCCGTACCGCCTCACCGTCCTCGGCGACCGGCGGGAACTCCCCTCGGCAGCCGAACGCGGTCGGCTCGCCCGCCACGTCCATGTCGTCCTTCACCGCGACCGGCACTCCGAGCAGCGGCAGCCGCTCACCGGACGCCAGCCGCTCGTCCGCCGCCCGCGCCTCGGCGAGGGCGGCCTCGGCCCGGACCACCCGGAACGCGTTGAGGGACCCCTGCGTGGCCTCGATACGCGCCAGCGCGTCGGCGACCAGAGCCTGCGAGGTCACCTCCCCCTCGGCCAGCGCGCGGGCGGACTCCACGAGACCTGCGGCACGGTCGGGCGTCATACGGGGCACCTCCGGGACGACGATGTCTACCGAACGGTAACCTCCGGCGGGCCCCGGCGAAACGTTTTCGCCCGGTGTGGCTCCCAGGACCTGGCAACCGCACCCGCCACCCGCGCGGACGGGCCGTCAGGCGGCGACCGCGGCCACATAGGGCGCCAGCTTCGACGGGTTCATCACCCACATCAGCCGCTCGATGCCACGGTCAGAGACATCCGCGCAGAGCAGCGCCACCGGGTGGCCCTCGCGCCACACCAGCACCGCCGGCCTGCCGTTCGCCTCGACCCAGCGCACCCGCGACCGCGGCCAGAACCGCGGGGCGAACGCGGCGAGGTACCGGGCGACCCGCTCCCGCCCGGCGACCGGCACCCTGGACGCCCCGCGCATCCCGCCGCCGTCGGCGTAGCTGACGACGTCCTCGGCGAGCAGCTCCTCCAGCGCGGTGAGCGTGCCGGTGCGCGCCGCCTCCAGGAACGTCTCCAGCAGGCGCCGGTGCGCGCTGTCGCTCACCGGCTCCCGGCGTGCCGCCTTCAGATGCTTCCGGGCGCGGCTGACCAGTTGACGGGTGTGGGGCTCGCCCGTCTCCAGGATCTCCGCGATCCGCTCGTACGGGTAGTCGAAGGCCTCCCGGAGCACATAGGCGGCCCGTTCGCGCGGGTTGAGCTTCTCCAGCAGGAGCAGGACGGCCAGATCGACCGCCTCGGCCCGCTCCGCGCCCAGCTGCGGATCGGCACGCGTGTCGACCGGCTCCGGAAGCCACGGCCCCACATACGTCTCACGCCGCTTCCGGGCGGACTGCGTGGAGTTGATGGCCAGCCGGGTGGTGACCGTCGTCAGGAACGCGGCGGGTTCCCGGATGCCGGAGCGGTCGGCGCGCTGCCACCGCAGCCAGGTCTCCTGGAGGATGTCCTCGGCGTCCGCCGCGCTGCCGAGCATGCGGTAGGCGATGCCGAAGAGCTGGGGGCGGGCCGCGACGAAGTCCTTCATCGCGTGCTCGAGCGAGTCCCGGTCGTCCGCGGCGCGGTCGAGGGGTCCGCTGTCGTCCCGGTCGCGCATCGTGCCTCCAGCCCCAGACCACCATGCTATGGCGTGGTCCGCCGGGGCGCCCCGGCGGACCACGGCGTGTGTGGTCAGCCGAACTGGCCCGGCTGGTAGTCCCCGGCGGGCTGCCGGTTGATGACGTTGACGCGGTTGTAGGCGTTGATGAGGGCGATCAGCGAGATCAGCGCGAGGAGTTGCTCCTCGTCGAAGTGCTTGGCGGCCCGGGCCCACGCCTCGTCGGTGACACCGCCGGACGCGTCGGCGATCCGGGTGCCCTGCTCCGCCAGTTCGAGGGCGGCGCGCTCGGCGTCCGTGAAGACCGTGGCCTCGCGCCAGGCCGCGACCAGGTGGAGGCGCTGGGCGGTCTCGCCGGCGTGCGCGGCGTCTTTGGTGTGCATGTCGGTGCAGAAGCCGCAGCCGTTGATCTGGCTGGCGCGGATCTTCACCAGCTCCTGGACGGTGCCGGGCAGCGACGAGTCCGAGATCGCCTTGCCCGCGGAGTTGACGTGCCGGAGCACCTTGCCGGCCAGAGGGCTGCCGAAGAAGTCGAGACGCGGTTCCACTGTGAACTCCCGAAGTAGAGAGGGGATACACCTCCCTGACCGATCCGGAGCCGCGGATGTGACATG containing:
- a CDS encoding LNS2 domain-containing protein, with the translated sequence MTDSSRRPLAVFDLDNTLADTGHRQHFLERKPRDWDGFFAAAPQDPPLEEGIALARESAKECEIVYLTGRPARCRRDTLDWLAAHGLPDGDLHMRRDDDRRPARRAKLEILRRLARTREIRVLVDDDELVCEDAERAGFRVVLARWTAPSTTLEEAQEREGRT
- a CDS encoding ATP-binding cassette domain-containing protein translates to MHSPHDPYVRVRGAREHNLRGVDVDIPRDVLAVFTGVSGSGKSSLAFGTIYAEAQRRYFESVAPYARRLIHQVGAPKVGEITGLPPAVSLQQRRSAPTSRSSVGTVTNLSNSLRMLYSRAGDYPPGAERLDSDSFSPNTAAGACPECHGLGRVHRTTEESLVPDPSLSIREGAIAAWPGAWQGKNLRDILDALGYDVDRPWRELPAEQRQWILFTDEQPVVTVHPVRDADRIQRPYQGTYMSARRYVMKTFADSRSATLRARAERFLTAAPCPACGGSRLRPEALAVTFAGRTIAELAALPLVELARTLDGGGSETARVLTGDLKARIAPVLELGLGYLSLDRATPSLSAGELQRLRLATQLRSGLFGVVYVLDEPSAGLHPADTEALLRVLARLKESGNSVFVVEHHLDVMRGADWLVDVGPRAGEHGGRVLHSGPVAELASVAESATARFLFDEAPAARREVRAARGRLTVGPVTRHNLREVTAAFPLGVFTAVTGVSGSGKSTLIGEITEELPGVGRLVSVDQRPIGRTPRSNLATYTGLFDVVRRVFAGTDEARARGYGAGRFSFNVAGGRCETCQGEGFVSVELLFLPSTYAPCPECGGARYNAETLEVRYRGRSVAEVLDLTVEAAADFFADTPAVARSLATLLDVGLGYLRLGQPATELSGGEAQRIKLASELQRGRRGHTLYLLDEPTTGLHPADVEVLMRQLHGLVDAGNTVIVVEHDMSVVAGADWVIDLGPGGGDAGGRIVAAGTPAEVAATADSATAPYLARVMP
- the egtC gene encoding ergothioneine biosynthesis protein EgtC, which gives rise to MCRHLAYVGPGEPLGRLLVEPPHGLYRQAWAPRHQRYGTVNADGFGVGWYAEEDPVPARYRRAGPMWADPSFADLARVVRSTALLAAVRDATVPGADQEAAAAPFAAGAWLFSHNGAVKGWPGSLAPLTPTLPAVELLSMEARNDSAFVWALVLARLRDGDGQGQALTDTVLEVAEAAPGSRLNLLLTDGATITATTWGDTLWYLRRTGGGTVVASEPYDDDPHWQEVPDRTLLAASRTDVLLTPLKEPSAAPAPAPRKEPRT
- the egtD gene encoding L-histidine N(alpha)-methyltransferase, whose amino-acid sequence is MSPFRITRTLPEDATSAALRADVLAGLTSTPKTLPPKWFYDAQGSELFEKITELPEYYPTRAEREILTGRAGEIAAATGARTLVELGSGSSEKTRYLIDALTGLHTYVPVDVSESALTQAGQTLVAERPGLEVHALIADFTAGLDLPDTPGPRLVAFLGGTIGNLLPPERATFLASVRTLLSPGDALLLGTDLVKDERVLVDAYDDAAGVTAAFNKNVLTVIDRELGADFDPGAFDHVAVWDPRQEWIEMRLRARTAQTVKVPALDLAVDFAAGEEMRTEVSAKFRRDGVRAELTAAGLELTHWWTDAAGRFALSLSTPL
- a CDS encoding LLM class flavin-dependent oxidoreductase, which codes for MSSVIASTRFSVLDRSRTREGRTAPEALRDTVALARVAEKLGFHRFWVSEHHGVPGVAGSAPTVLAAAVAGATRTIRVGTGGVMLPNHRPLVVAEQFGVLESLFPGRIDMGLGRSVGFTGGVRKALGRDKEDAEDFAGQLEELLGWFRGTSPTGVHARPPEGLTVPPFVLAMGEGADIAARAGLPMVIGDLRDRERMRRGVDRYRERFRPSPWASEPYVVISGTVAVAATPEEARRLLVPEAWSMAYSRTHGTFPPLPPAERVEALSLSGREREFYERGLAGHVAGTEEQVAHELETVLKETGAQEVLVTTSTYDREALVDSYRRLARIVHS
- the egtB gene encoding ergothioneine biosynthesis protein EgtB; translated protein: MTDPALDAETLRERALTTLTTARARTTLLTSCVDDPDLTAQHSPLMSPLVWDLAHIGNQEEQWLLRAVAGRDAMRPEIDGLYDAFEHPRSERPSLPLLAPAEARAYASEVRGRVLDLLEGTAFHGTRLTEAGFAFGMIAQHEQQHDETMLITHQLRKGPQALTAPDPDPAPPFTGPPEVLVPGGPFTMGTSTEPWALDNERPAHRREVAPYWIDTTPVTNGAYQAFIDDGGYDDERWWTPDGWAHIRQHGIHAPLFWHRDGGQWLRRRFGVTEVVPPDEPVLHVCWYEADAYARWAGRRLPTEAEWEKAARHDPVSGRSTRYPWGDADPAPRHANLGQRHLRPAPAGSYPEGESPLGVRQLIGDVWEWTASDFLPYPGFQVFPYKEYSEVFFGPEHKVLRGGSFAVDEVACRGTFRNWDYPIRRQIFSGFRTARSAEGA
- a CDS encoding dodecin, which produces MSNHTYRVTDIVGTSPDGVDQAIRNGIARASQTLRNLDWFEVTDVRGQLDDGDIAHWQVTMKVGFRLEESE